A stretch of the Nissabacter sp. SGAir0207 genome encodes the following:
- a CDS encoding ferritin-like domain-containing protein — MTTTTQENYLDWLRDAHAMEEQAETMLKGMADRLEHYPDLKMRIEQHISETKEQQRLVKSVIDRYDTSNSTFKDIAGKVTAMGQAMGGMFASDEVVKGSISGYVFENLEIASYTSLIAAAKVLGDQEGERIFTQILEQEKEMAKWVLEHLPDTTQKFLARAEAPDTEAKK; from the coding sequence ATGACAACGACAACGCAAGAGAATTATCTTGATTGGCTGCGTGATGCCCATGCAATGGAAGAACAAGCCGAAACCATGCTGAAAGGCATGGCAGACCGCCTGGAGCATTATCCTGACCTGAAAATGCGCATCGAGCAGCATATTAGTGAAACCAAAGAGCAGCAGCGTTTGGTTAAAAGCGTTATTGATCGTTATGACACCTCCAATTCCACCTTCAAGGATATTGCCGGTAAAGTGACGGCCATGGGCCAGGCAATGGGCGGCATGTTCGCCAGCGATGAAGTGGTCAAGGGTAGCATCAGCGGTTACGTGTTTGAGAACCTGGAGATCGCGTCCTATACCTCCCTGATTGCGGCAGCGAAAGTGCTGGGCGACCAAGAGGGTGAGCGCATCTTTACCCAGATTCTGGAACAGGAAAAAGAGATGGCCAAATGGGTGCTGGAACATCTGCCAGATACCACCCAGAAATTCCTGGCCCGTGCGGAAGCACCGGACACCGAAGCCAAGAAATAG
- a CDS encoding manganese catalase family protein, which translates to MFKRVKGLQYTVRVAAPNPGLANLMLEQFGGAQGELAAACRYFTQGLAEDDPGRKDLLLDIATEELSHLEIIGTIIAMLNKGAKGDLAEGTQKEAELYRSLTGNGNDSHITSLLYGGGPALINSAGVPWTAAYVDTIGEPTADLRSNIAAEARAKMVYERLINVTDDPGIKDALGFLMTREVAHQQSFEKALYSIRNNFPPGKLPPMPEFANTYYNMSGEEEVRGSWNSDDNFNYVREPQAGVDGADGSASVDLPGEQAADLKAMAMRTQSDTSINPVTGADLGSAGPIENEAAARKK; encoded by the coding sequence ATGTTTAAACGCGTAAAAGGACTGCAATATACCGTCCGCGTGGCAGCGCCCAATCCCGGCCTTGCCAACCTGATGCTCGAACAGTTCGGCGGTGCCCAGGGTGAGCTGGCGGCAGCCTGCCGCTATTTTACCCAGGGCCTTGCTGAGGACGATCCGGGCCGCAAAGATTTGCTGCTGGATATCGCCACCGAGGAGCTGAGCCACCTGGAGATTATCGGCACCATTATCGCCATGCTGAATAAGGGCGCCAAAGGCGATCTGGCCGAGGGCACGCAGAAAGAGGCGGAGCTGTACCGCTCACTGACCGGCAATGGCAATGACAGCCATATCACCTCGCTGCTGTACGGCGGCGGCCCGGCGCTGATTAACTCGGCTGGCGTGCCGTGGACTGCGGCCTACGTGGACACCATTGGCGAGCCGACCGCTGACCTGCGTTCCAACATCGCCGCCGAGGCGCGCGCCAAGATGGTCTATGAGCGGCTGATCAACGTCACTGACGATCCGGGCATCAAAGATGCGCTGGGCTTCCTGATGACGCGTGAGGTGGCGCACCAGCAATCCTTTGAGAAGGCACTCTATTCCATCCGCAATAACTTCCCGCCGGGCAAACTGCCGCCGATGCCGGAGTTCGCCAACACCTACTACAACATGTCAGGTGAGGAGGAGGTACGCGGCAGCTGGAACTCTGACGATAACTTCAACTACGTGCGTGAACCACAGGCGGGCGTGGATGGCGCGGATGGCAGCGCGTCGGTTGACCTGCCCGGCGAGCAGGCCGCTGACCTGAAAGCCATGGCGATGCGCACCCAATCTGACACTTCGATTAACCCTGTTACCGGCGCGGATCTCGGCTCTGCCGGGCCGATTGAGAATGAGGCCGCCGCGCGTAAAAAATAG
- a CDS encoding ferritin-like domain-containing protein yields the protein MAIKTLKDLFIHDLSDVYSAEKQITRALPKMARAAEDPKLVEAFNTHLEETQGQIDRLDRLVEATPEVRIKRMKCHALEGLVEEAVEIIEGVEKGPVRDAGLIGAAQKVEHYEIATYGTLRAMAERLGYTEAVKLLEETLQEEKTTDEKLTVIAESQQPEQK from the coding sequence ATGGCTATTAAGACCCTGAAGGATCTTTTCATTCATGATTTGTCGGATGTTTACAGTGCAGAGAAACAAATAACCAGAGCACTGCCAAAAATGGCCCGCGCAGCCGAAGACCCAAAATTAGTCGAAGCATTCAACACCCACCTGGAAGAGACCCAAGGCCAGATTGACCGCCTGGATCGGCTGGTGGAAGCCACGCCAGAAGTGCGCATCAAACGCATGAAGTGCCATGCCCTTGAGGGACTGGTGGAAGAGGCGGTGGAAATCATTGAAGGCGTGGAAAAAGGCCCGGTGCGTGATGCTGGCCTGATCGGCGCCGCCCAGAAAGTGGAACACTACGAGATTGCGACCTACGGTACCCTGCGCGCTATGGCGGAAAGACTGGGCTACACCGAAGCAGTCAAACTGCTGGAAGAGACACTGCAAGAAGAGAAAACCACTGACGAGAAGTTGACGGTGATCGCTGAAAGCCAGCAGCCTGAACAGAAATAA
- a CDS encoding zinc-dependent alcohol dehydrogenase: MRALCWNGVNDLRVETVNDPTIINPNDAILRVGLSTTCGSDLHVIDGLIPTMKEGDILGHEFMGEIVAVGKGVKKVKVGQRVVVPSFISCGSCWFCQHELHSCCDNTNPHSELGEPVLGHPTAGIYAYSHAFGGYAGSHADYIRVPFADNDCFVVPDEVTDEQALFLSDAAPTGYMGADFCNIHPGDIVAVWGCGGVGLMAQQSALLMGAEKVIAIDRFPERLAMARKLGAIPLDYTQIDIHEALMELTGGRGPDSCIDAVGMEAKGEGLTQVYDRTKQLLHLETDVGAALRQAMYSIRKGGTLSILGVYGVMDKFPLGLLINKSITVRTAQQHGQRYMQRLIDHVAKGELDTAFMVTHRFSLEDAPLGYDMFKHKKEGCIRAVFKP, from the coding sequence ATGCGTGCACTGTGCTGGAACGGCGTGAATGACCTGCGGGTCGAGACTGTCAATGATCCCACCATCATCAATCCCAACGACGCCATTTTGCGCGTCGGCCTCAGTACCACTTGTGGCTCGGATCTGCACGTCATTGATGGCCTGATCCCCACCATGAAGGAGGGGGACATCCTCGGCCATGAATTTATGGGCGAGATCGTGGCGGTCGGCAAAGGGGTGAAAAAGGTGAAGGTGGGGCAGCGGGTGGTGGTGCCCTCCTTTATCTCCTGTGGCTCCTGCTGGTTCTGCCAGCATGAGCTGCACTCCTGCTGTGATAATACCAACCCGCATAGCGAGCTGGGCGAACCGGTGCTCGGCCACCCCACAGCTGGCATCTACGCCTATAGCCACGCCTTCGGCGGCTATGCCGGCTCCCATGCCGATTACATCCGCGTCCCCTTCGCTGACAATGACTGTTTCGTGGTGCCTGATGAGGTGACAGACGAGCAGGCGCTGTTTCTCTCCGACGCCGCGCCGACCGGCTACATGGGCGCGGACTTCTGCAATATCCACCCCGGCGACATCGTGGCGGTGTGGGGGTGCGGCGGCGTTGGCTTGATGGCGCAACAGAGCGCCCTGCTGATGGGTGCAGAGAAGGTCATCGCCATTGACCGCTTCCCGGAGCGGCTGGCGATGGCGCGCAAGCTGGGCGCGATTCCGCTCGACTACACGCAGATTGACATCCATGAGGCGCTGATGGAGCTGACCGGTGGCCGCGGGCCGGACAGCTGCATTGATGCAGTGGGGATGGAGGCCAAGGGCGAGGGGCTGACGCAGGTCTACGATCGCACCAAGCAACTGCTGCATCTGGAGACGGATGTGGGCGCGGCGCTGCGGCAGGCGATGTACTCCATCCGCAAGGGCGGCACGCTCTCCATCCTTGGCGTCTATGGGGTGATGGATAAATTCCCGCTCGGCCTGCTGATCAACAAAAGCATCACTGTGCGCACCGCGCAGCAGCATGGCCAGCGCTACATGCAGCGGCTGATTGACCACGTTGCCAAGGGGGAGCTGGACACCGCCTTCATGGTGACGCACCGCTTCTCGCTGGAGGACGCGCCGCTCGGTTACGACATGTTTAAGCACAAGAAAGAGGGGTGCATACGGGCAGTATTCAAGCCCTGA
- a CDS encoding SRPBCC family protein produces MQDANREATGVEKSDEPVIRSWITVGRPAAELHRLWRQPDTLPQVMGHFAQIEVTSPTEARWRVEGPLGKTFDWQTRVVDEAEGQFIHWRSLEEADVPNEGRLIFRPAPGNKGTELTLVVRFDPPGGILGEKLTSLFDLMPKETFSKALRRFKSLAETGEIPQLSPLPAGGDRKEKEA; encoded by the coding sequence TTGCAAGACGCTAATCGAGAAGCCACTGGGGTGGAGAAGAGTGATGAGCCGGTGATCCGTAGCTGGATCACCGTAGGACGCCCGGCGGCGGAGCTGCACCGCCTGTGGCGGCAACCTGATACCTTGCCGCAGGTGATGGGCCACTTTGCCCAGATAGAGGTCACCAGCCCGACCGAGGCGCGCTGGCGCGTGGAGGGGCCGCTGGGGAAAACCTTTGACTGGCAGACGCGGGTGGTTGATGAGGCCGAGGGGCAGTTTATCCACTGGCGTTCGCTGGAGGAGGCGGACGTGCCCAATGAGGGACGGCTGATCTTCCGCCCCGCCCCCGGCAACAAGGGCACCGAGCTGACGCTGGTGGTGCGCTTCGACCCGCCGGGCGGCATCCTCGGGGAGAAACTGACCTCGCTGTTCGATCTGATGCCGAAAGAGACCTTCAGCAAGGCGCTGCGCCGCTTCAAAAGTCTGGCGGAGACCGGTGAGATCCCGCAACTGTCACCGCTGCCAGCCGGCGGCGATCGCAAAGAGAAGGAGGCGTAA
- the mntR gene encoding manganese-binding transcriptional regulator MntR — translation MAQDKTNQSGSNPLLDVEEHVQGFLQVREAHRRELIDDYVELISDLIGEFGEARQVDLAARLGVSQPTVAKMLKRLAAAGLVVQMPYRGVFLTPEGEKLATESRIRHQICESFLLVLGVSPETARRDAEGIEHHVSDETLAIFRRIVEQGQHSI, via the coding sequence ATGGCCCAAGATAAAACCAACCAGTCCGGCAGCAACCCATTGCTTGATGTCGAAGAACATGTCCAGGGGTTCCTGCAAGTGCGGGAAGCCCACCGCCGTGAGTTGATTGATGATTACGTCGAGCTGATCTCCGATCTGATCGGGGAGTTCGGTGAGGCACGCCAGGTTGACCTGGCAGCGCGACTCGGGGTGTCACAACCCACGGTCGCCAAGATGCTGAAACGGCTGGCCGCCGCCGGTTTGGTAGTACAGATGCCCTACCGTGGGGTCTTTTTGACGCCCGAAGGGGAGAAGCTGGCGACCGAGAGCCGCATTCGCCACCAGATTTGTGAATCCTTCCTGCTGGTGCTGGGTGTCAGCCCGGAGACCGCCCGCCGTGATGCCGAGGGCATTGAGCACCATGTCAGCGACGAAACGCTGGCTATTTTCCGCCGTATTGTGGAGCAGGGCCAACACTCCATTTAA
- a CDS encoding methionine ABC transporter ATP-binding protein — protein sequence MIVLSNVSKIFNGDKQPIVAVDDVSLRVERGQIYGIIGYSGAGKSTLIRLLNGLEKPTSGVVNVAGQDIAQASGEQLRRARLKISMVFQHFNLLWSRTVSENIAFSMQIAGAPKAAIQQRVKELVALVGLEGREHAYPSQLSGGQKQRVGIARALANNPEVLLCDEATSALDPQTTDAILELLLDINRKLGLTIVLITHEMHVVRKICHRVAVMENGRVVEEGEVIQVFTHPQQPITRQFVNQVNQYQQTEEAFNPALVKALGGALLKLTFTGNNAHQPVVSELAMRYSLPFNILHGKMTQTANGAFGELWLHVNASADLLEKILLDLQHHDIATEVVTHD from the coding sequence ATGATCGTTCTTTCGAACGTGTCGAAAATATTCAACGGCGACAAACAGCCGATCGTGGCCGTCGACGACGTCAGCCTGCGCGTGGAGCGCGGGCAGATTTACGGCATCATTGGTTACAGCGGCGCAGGGAAAAGTACCCTGATCCGCCTACTGAACGGTCTGGAAAAACCGACCTCCGGCGTGGTCAACGTGGCCGGGCAGGACATCGCACAAGCCAGCGGCGAGCAGTTGCGCCGCGCCCGGCTGAAGATCAGCATGGTGTTCCAGCACTTCAACCTGCTCTGGTCGCGCACCGTCAGCGAAAACATTGCCTTCTCCATGCAGATTGCTGGCGCGCCGAAAGCCGCCATCCAGCAACGCGTGAAAGAGCTGGTGGCGCTGGTGGGCCTCGAGGGGCGCGAGCACGCCTACCCCTCCCAACTCTCCGGTGGCCAGAAGCAGCGCGTCGGCATTGCCCGCGCACTGGCGAACAACCCGGAAGTGCTGCTGTGTGACGAGGCGACCTCCGCCCTCGACCCGCAGACCACCGACGCCATTCTGGAGTTGCTGCTCGACATCAACCGCAAGCTGGGCCTGACCATCGTGCTGATTACCCATGAGATGCATGTGGTGCGCAAAATCTGCCACCGCGTTGCGGTGATGGAGAACGGCCGCGTGGTGGAGGAGGGCGAGGTGATTCAGGTCTTTACCCACCCGCAACAGCCCATCACCCGCCAGTTCGTCAATCAGGTCAACCAGTACCAGCAGACCGAAGAGGCGTTCAACCCGGCGCTGGTGAAGGCGCTGGGCGGCGCGCTGCTCAAGCTGACCTTTACCGGCAACAACGCCCACCAGCCGGTGGTATCGGAACTGGCGATGCGCTACAGCCTGCCGTTCAACATCCTGCACGGCAAGATGACCCAGACCGCCAATGGCGCGTTTGGCGAACTCTGGCTGCACGTCAACGCCTCCGCCGACCTGCTGGAGAAGATTTTGCTCGACCTGCAACACCATGACATCGCAACCGAGGTAGTCACCCATGACTGA